The genomic DNA TGTATTTTTTATAGATAAAGCTACTAGTTCCGAAATATGTTGAATATCATTACTCTTTTCTATCAATAACCCGTTTTTATACGGCGTAATAATTTCTTCAGTAACTCCTCCTGGGTTTGATTGTATAGGGAAAGCTCCCATAACTACAGCTTCCAACAAAGTATTAGGTAAGCCATCAGACACACTATTTCCTATGTATATTAGTGACATACCCATAAGTTTTAGAATGTCCTCATGAGATTTAAACTCTTTTCTCGGAAAAACTTGTAATGAAAACTCGGAAACAGTATTTTTTGTCTTTATATATTCAATAACATCCTCATCTGCACCAAAAATCACAATGTTATACCCTTTTAAATCTTCTTTCAACAATACTAAAGCTTTAATCACTTCTATACACCGCCCTAATTTTCCTTGATATCCTTTTACTAAAATAGTTTTTCGTTTATCAACAGGCCATAACCAATCTTTATTTAAATCGTTATATTTAAAACCGCCTCCGCCTGGAAATACTCCTAAAAAATCGCCTTTGAACCCATAATTATTTGCGATTTTATAATCTCTTAAATTATCAGTGATCAAGTAATCAATTTTAGGTAAAACACTAGTAAGATCATTTTCATAACTCGGTTTGTTTGCTTTATTGTACAAATCACTACCCCAAGAAGAATATAACCAAACTATATTTTTATGTCGTTTCATAACATCTAAAATAGGTAAACAAGAAATTTGTAAGACAAAGCTATGAACCACATCTGGCTTAATATCATGTATTACTTTTTCAAAAGTTTCTGTAACTTTATGTTCAAATAAAAAATGAAGTTTACTGTATAAAAAAGGCATATATGTTTTAAAAAAATATCTCCCTTTTAAATTTTTAAATTTTCGTTTCCAATCTACAATTTGATGTACCCAAGGTAACCGATCTGTTTTACCGCCATCTAAAATATCAAACCAATACACATCATATCCAGAATCTTTAAGTTGTTCTGTCCATCGAACAAAGTGAATAGAATTCATGGATACCAAAAGTATTTTCATGATTAAATTATAATTTAATAATTAAATGAATCCTTTGATGAATGGTATTATATTGAAATTGATAGGCTTTATTTCTCAAATTCATAATGATGTTCTCCAAAAGCAAATTATTAACATCTTCCATTTCTATAAAGCTTATTGTTTTTTTTCTTAAAAGTTTCTTAGTAGTTTCCTTTAATGATTTAAATGCTTTATGTTTTTTAATTATGATTTCAATGACTTTACCTTCTTCTGAAAGTAAAACATTATTTATAAAGGCTTTTAATTCTGCCTTTTTATTGGTTAAATTATAAGTTGTATTTATTTTTTTTAGAGCACTATAATCGGACTTATTATATGTACCCCAAGAAAATTTATTATTTGCTTTTGTCTTATTATATTTTTTCGAAAACTGTAAATATTCGTAATTTATTTGCTCTAATGAATTATGAAAAGGAGCTATATCATTTTTATTTCTATAATACTTTGGGTGCCATTGATGAAGCATTAAAACTGTATCTGAATAAAAATCAACTTTATAACCAATATTTTTCAACCTTTCATGCACATCGGTATCTTCGGCTCCCCAACCATGATAAAATTCATCATAACCATTAACAGAATTTAAAGCTTTTGTATTAAACAAAGTCATACCCGTTGCTTCTTCACTAGATTTAAAATTAATTATATAATCGTTAAAAGCCTTATCACTTTTTGATTCTGATTCATTTAAAAATCCAACTTGAAAATAACTTATTTGGGTATCGCTTTTTAAATCGTTTAGTTTATCAATGAACCCTGGGTGATATATCATATCTACGTCTCCAATAAAAATATAAGGGGTTTTACATTGCTTTAAAGCAATATTAATCGCTCGAGATTTACACCATAGCTGTTCTTGTGTATTACAGCGTATTACAGTTACTATATCATATTCTTTTATTATTTGATTTAACTTTTCTTTATAAACCTCTATACTTCCATAATCTACCAAAATAACTTCAAAGTTTTTATTTTTTTGGCTCAACAAGCTATTTAAACATTTTTTTAAAATATTTAAATCACGATTTCTATATGTCAATACAATGGTTATCAAAAAAATTAATTCTCAACTATTTTGTTGAATTTATCCTTTTTAAAAATTGATGTCTTTTTATATCTCAATGCTTTTTTTTCTATTAAATGCCATGAAAAATAACCAAAAGCTATAGAAATAATTAGAGACCAAAACATTAACTGATATACATTTAATTTATAATAATATATAAGTGTCTGCTGTATAGGAAAACTATAAATATATATACCATAAGATAAATCCCCTATTTTACCAAATGTACTAAAAAAAGTAAGTGGAGTAAATCCAATTAGTAAAATAAAAATAGGTAAAATAATATGTTTTGTATTGTTATAAAAATTAAAATATATGGAAGCCATTAAAATCAAAACAACAGTCAATAAAACCCATTTATTCTTAACCTTTTCAAAATTAAAAGCTGCTAATAAGCTACCACAAACAAAAAAAGTTCCTAAATCTAGGATTTCATAACCTATCATTCCAAAAATAGAGGATCCAGCGAATCTGGATAGAAAAAAGTTATAAATTATAATCAAAGTCATTAAACAAATTAAAAGCAATATTCTAATTACTTTTTTATTGTTTCTAAAAAAATAAAGCAACGATAACGCTACATATAAAGAAAACTCATAACGTATTG from Flavivirga abyssicola includes the following:
- a CDS encoding glycosyltransferase gives rise to the protein MKILLVSMNSIHFVRWTEQLKDSGYDVYWFDILDGGKTDRLPWVHQIVDWKRKFKNLKGRYFFKTYMPFLYSKLHFLFEHKVTETFEKVIHDIKPDVVHSFVLQISCLPILDVMKRHKNIVWLYSSWGSDLYNKANKPSYENDLTSVLPKIDYLITDNLRDYKIANNYGFKGDFLGVFPGGGGFKYNDLNKDWLWPVDKRKTILVKGYQGKLGRCIEVIKALVLLKEDLKGYNIVIFGADEDVIEYIKTKNTVSEFSLQVFPRKEFKSHEDILKLMGMSLIYIGNSVSDGLPNTLLEAVVMGAFPIQSNPGGVTEEIITPYKNGLLIEKSNDIQHISELVALSIKNTALIKSAFILNQKKIKPKFEYTYIHKQVLKAYNSLLE
- a CDS encoding glycosyltransferase family 2 protein, with the translated sequence MITIVLTYRNRDLNILKKCLNSLLSQKNKNFEVILVDYGSIEVYKEKLNQIIKEYDIVTVIRCNTQEQLWCKSRAINIALKQCKTPYIFIGDVDMIYHPGFIDKLNDLKSDTQISYFQVGFLNESESKSDKAFNDYIINFKSSEEATGMTLFNTKALNSVNGYDEFYHGWGAEDTDVHERLKNIGYKVDFYSDTVLMLHQWHPKYYRNKNDIAPFHNSLEQINYEYLQFSKKYNKTKANNKFSWGTYNKSDYSALKKINTTYNLTNKKAELKAFINNVLLSEEGKVIEIIIKKHKAFKSLKETTKKLLRKKTISFIEMEDVNNLLLENIIMNLRNKAYQFQYNTIHQRIHLIIKL
- a CDS encoding acyltransferase family protein, which gives rise to MIKNNNFDFLRFLFAIFVVISHAYPLSGGHESSQWIYQVTNGQIVLARLGLDGFFIISGFFIFQSLQRSKGLLDYFKKRFLRLFPALFIVLLITILLAQFVYEGVIPFYKNKEVYTYFPNNLSLYNFQAVIKGIFDNNPYHSINRSLWTIRYEFSLYVALSLLYFFRNNKKVIRILLLICLMTLIIIYNFFLSRFAGSSIFGMIGYEILDLGTFFVCGSLLAAFNFEKVKNKWVLLTVVLILMASIYFNFYNNTKHIILPIFILLIGFTPLTFFSTFGKIGDLSYGIYIYSFPIQQTLIYYYKLNVYQLMFWSLIISIAFGYFSWHLIEKKALRYKKTSIFKKDKFNKIVEN